The Arabidopsis thaliana chromosome 5, partial sequence genomic interval CAAAATCGCTCTGGACTCGGATATCATGCTGAAGGATGTTTCTGTCTCTGCTCCCTGATGATAAGATCCTTGAGTTCCATGCCAAGACACCAGTTCTTGTTTGATGACCTCCCATGGTTCGGACTCTCTTGCACTGTGTTCCGTCCCAAACCTGCCAAAAAGTAAACCGTTAGTAACTTCATTGCATCATAACAAAACTTTCCACAACCACAGATTGGAAGGTAACAAACAACACACCTGAACCTGACCATGACTTGTACCAATAGATATATATGAACCTTCCCGTGTCCACTGAACCGAGCACACACTGTCATTAGGCCCTAGGTCACATAACTTAGTCACCTAACCAACAAATTCACTGTTAAATGAATACACCACAACTAAAAACATTGTGCAAATCTTAAGAACTAGTCAAGTATATCAAAACACTCACTTTGCTATTGGAAGCCGTCCAAAGATAAACACAAGTACCAAGCCCAACGGCAAGAACATTCTGTGAACTCCAGTCCACAACATTCAAGTAGAAGTCATCTTGTAAAGAAGGAGCATCCAAGACCTGAGAccacatcaaaaacaaaacaatctaTCATTTCTACTTCTCATGAATCTGTAATAACATCACATAAACAGGTTGGATCTAAACGATATAATACCTTATGAGGTGTTTTAGGAACCTTGCGAGGGGGCTTCGGAGGCGGAGACGAGTCACTGGAGTGACCATTATCATTTCCGAGAATGGAAGGAGAAAACGGCGAACTAGGACTTGAATTGGAACGATCCGTCTTGAATCTCAACATGTTAGTACATGGACTCATCGGAGAAGAAGCAGATCCTTGACCACCTGCAGGAGACAAAAGAGGAGAAGCAAAATCAGATCCGAAAAGCTCAGATTTCAAAAGTCTAGAATAGGCTTCATTCCCTCCCTCTTTAACCGGGGTAGTCGGTTCCTTATCCTGCAGATCGAAAGCGTGGAGTCTCGAAGAAGATCTGCACGGTATGAATCTGTCGCTGCAAGTCGATTTAGACGGCGAGGATAAACTCGAAATCCCACGAAATGAGCTCGAAAACGTTTCTAAACGCAACGAAGTCTGGTTCATCCCTGCGGGAAGATTCAAACCGGTTTTGGTACTCTGTGGCGATGCCATTTCTGGGTTCTATTCGAAAGCACGGTTTGGTCGGAGATTGAAACAACCGTAGGAGAGAAGATTGCAAAAGAATCGAAGAGAgctttatctctctctttttttttcccttcttttgCGAAAAGTAGTAATGTTCTCCAACGGTCAAATTATGATGGTCGGAGAGATTATATAATAGGAAATAGGAGCGGGATCTGATTATCGGGACATTTATGTCATAAATCATCTATTATCGATTTCTGGAGTTCATGCTCCAACGGTCAGATCTTGGGTCCTAGCGTAAAAGATAATcaatatgaataatatatgtcaATTAAATAATCAAGTGCTCAGTAATCAACAAAGCCGTCTTAGCTCAGTGGTAGAGCGCGTGGCTTTTAACCACGTGGCCGTGGGTTCGATCCCCACAGACGGCGATTCTATTGAGTACATTCagttttgtcttcttgtctTGTCCTTACCGGTTTGGTCCGAAAACTTTTAGtctgttttttggtttaggataTAAAAACTCCAAACCAAACCCGACTCGGTGCACTTACTTCAAAACGAGTTTAACCATTCTTATATTTTACCTTTGAAAGCAATCAATTCCATTCCATCAAAGgggtttttagggtttcgtcaCTCGCCGATAATCCTCTCTCTCTAGAAAACATGACTGCCGAACAGAAAGTGGAGCTCGCCGCCAAATTGGAAGAGCAGAAGATCGATGTaattatctctctttttctactttttttgtttcttttttttttcatttcaaagtCTGAAAATGATTTAGCTGGATTcgtattattgatttcttcCTACCTCGATCTCAGTGActggttttagattttgtaacaCTAGAGTTACCAATTTTAGAtctgaatcttcttttgtCGAACTCCATGAACATATGTCGATTGTCGCATTGCTTAAGTcgataaatatctaatttctTCTGATCTGGAATTGTAGCTTGATAAACCTgaggttgaagatgatgatgacaatgATGAGGATGATTCCGAGGACGATGACGAGGCGGAgggtaagtttttttttgtttttgcctCTTTCAATTCTCTTCAATTATATCTTGTCCGCATTCTATAAGTTCATTTGCCAAAATGCTacatgtttcaaatttttgatgTGGTTGGTTCCATTCATTTTTACTACTCGGGCAGCTAAGTTGAATTTACTTTGCGTGTAGAAGAGTAACAGAGATGTCTATTTGTTGATAATCTGAAACTTTGTTGTAATGAGCCTATCTGTTTAATCCATTCTCTTGCTTTTATGTCACCCTGACTGGTGAAAGTTTGATACTTGGTTTGGTAAATATAGAATGAGGAATTCGGTATCATTTCTGATGAGCTACGTCATGACAGTGCTGTGATTTGTTTAACCAGGACATGATGGGGAGGCCGGTGGCCGGTCAAAGCAAAGCAGAAGTGAGAAAAAGAGTCGTAAAGCTATGTTGAAGCTTGGGATGAAACCAATCACTGGTGTTAGCCGTGTCACCGTCAAAAAGAGCAAGAATGTTTGTGCTCTTCAGAAAATTAAATCTCTCTTGTGTTAATTGTTTCCTATGTTTCCAAATTCATTGATAGAATGTGGATTGAAAATTGCAGATCTTGTTTGTGATATCAAAACCTGATGTGTTCAAGAGTCCAGCTTCAGATACATATGTGATCTTTGGTGAGGCCAAGATAGAGGATTTGAGCTCGCAGCTGCAGAGTCAAGCCGCAGAGCAGTTCAAGGCTCCCAACCTCAGCAACGTGATTTCACAGGGAGAAACATCGAGTGCTGCAACTGCAGCTGCTGttcaagatgatgatgatgaagaggtAGACGAGGAGGGAGTAGAGCCAAAGGACATCGAGCTTGTGATGACCCAAGCAGGAGTGTCTAAGCCAAGGGCAGTTAAGGCGCTCAAGCTCGCTAATGGAGATATAGTCTCTGCCATCATGGAGCTTACCACCTAAATCCGAAACTTTTCCTACTTTGATGTGCTTTtcgtgtttttgttttcccattTTCCTTTCAAGTGATTTTGCATGTTGTATCATTATATACTATACGTTTGGACTcatttcatattttagaaatttgagTGGATTTTCATGAGTTTATACTCTGTTTATTCACTTATCATCCTATTAAGAGAATTGCAAGtgcttcattttcttttgtcaataGTGAAGCCTCCAGAAATTGGAGCAAAGCTAAATAGTGGAGAAATACTTTTGAGTGGATTGTCATGAGTTTCACCACAACTCGAACTATTTTCTTATAGAGAGACCAAATGAGAAGTTATGAGAGATGGGAATTGcagaaggaaaaacaaaattccaaacaaaatgattctcattagataaaaatactgacagagaagatgatgataaaccCAAAACGTGATCAATTCAACTTTGTATATGCACTGGTGTATATAGTGTATATTCCTATACCCAATAAAAATCGAATAGAAATAGTAATCACCAAAAAATCTTTGCTTAAGTATCACGAATGCAACCTAGCTGCAATGGAAGCAACCTGAGCATCCATCTGTATCTCCCTAACTTTCTCAGCCGTGGCTCGGTGGAAGAACTGCTCCCTCGACAACAACCTCACATTCCTCAAATACTGATCAAACGGTAACGAACCATCTCTAAACGATTTATCCATGGAATAAACaacatcttcaatagctaaaTCCAATGCAGTACACTCTAACATCTGCTTAGACAATGAGTCAATGCATTCAAATGAATCATCAACATCCAAATCCACTAGCAAATCCTTGGCTTTCCCTTGATTCTCCCTAATCCAAGAGCCAAGAACATCAGTATTCATAGCAATAACCTGTAGTTGCTGCTCTAAGGTCTCTTTCTCAATCACCATCTCCTTAAAACCATTGTTgatctcctcttctcttctcttaagATCAGATTGTAAACTCAGTAATCCTTCCGTCTCCACTTCTCTAGCACTCCTCATCAATACAATATCACCATGAACCATCTCAACAATCCTGTTGATAGCGTTCTTCTTATATACCTCTGCCGCATCATCCGTCTGGCGAGGAGGAAGAGGTCTCGAGTATCCAGATCCGATCGAAGGAGACGGTTGCGGAGGAGGACGGCGCTGAGAGTAAAGCGGCGGATCACGAGAGAAGGCGGCGCTGAGATGAGAGGCGAGATCTACGAGATTGGAGCTAGGGTAAATCCAATTTTGGAGGTAAGGAAGAGAGACGAGTCCAGAAGGAGAGACATTAGAGTGAGGTCGTTTGATGATCATGTCGCGTGTAGGATTCACGTAAACGCAAGGAGGATACTGAGGGTAAGATTCGAGGAGCCAGATCACGACGGGGATGTTGTAGCTGACGCCTTGGAAAGGCATCGGGATTGTACCGTCGGCTTGGAGGAGAATCACGGATCGGCCATCGTTGTGTGTAAACGTTGCCGTTTTGGGGTCGAGGGAAGTGTAGGAAGAGATTAGGTTGAGGAGGTGTTGACGGATTAGCGACTTGGTGTTCTCGGCGTATGGAAGAGCGGAAGGGCCACGCTGGGTGAGTGCGGAGGAGAGGAATTGGTGGATCTCTTGCATCTTCGCCGGAGGAGGAGCCATTAGCAAGTCAAACTCCGATTACTTGAAGACGACGACAGATGACGAATAACGAATTCTTCTTAATTATGAATAGGcgaatttggttttatacCGGATCGAATAGTTTGGGAGAAATTAATCCAATTTAGTctaaagttttgaaaaaataatgtaaatttcttcaaagtaataaaaaaagtctGAACTTCAAATTCCAATATTCTGCacctaaaccaaaactttGACCCCAAAGATAAAAGTCTTAATAgttgaaacttcaaaatcattcTGCAAAAAGAATCCTAAAATCAAAAAAGTAATCTAgttttcattcattcattctaTTATTAGCTAAAGAACAATCTGAAACCAATTCTGACTTTGTTGTATCACTTTTATGTTTCAAGATGCATTGTTCAAACTCTCtatgtaaaacattttgattagTTATAATGCAATGcagatgttaaaaaaagaagttagaTTCATGTTTTAGTATTTTCACACTTTTGTCTTAACTATTCCTTAAAACGTATCTATAATGAATTGATTTAATGAATAGTTTTAGTGTATATGATCTTGATCATGCTAAATTGACAATGGAGGTTGGAAGTTGGAACCAGTCAGGGAAACTTATGAATTCATATTCTCGGTTTCACTTTAAGTTACTTTTAGTTTGTAAACAATCCAAACTTTTCTAGATTAAATTGTAATAAGAAGAATAAACATTACAAAAGTAGGAAATA includes:
- the FZR3 gene encoding FIZZY-related 3 (FIZZY-related 3 (FZR3); FUNCTIONS IN: signal transducer activity; INVOLVED IN: signal transduction; LOCATED IN: chloroplast, heterotrimeric G-protein complex; EXPRESSED IN: 19 plant structures; EXPRESSED DURING: 11 growth stages; CONTAINS InterPro DOMAIN/s: WD40 repeat-like-containing domain (InterPro:IPR011046), WD40 repeat 2 (InterPro:IPR019782), WD40 repeat, conserved site (InterPro:IPR019775), WD40-repeat-containing domain (InterPro:IPR017986), WD40 repeat (InterPro:IPR001680), WD40/YVTN repeat-like-containing domain (InterPro:IPR015943), WD40 repeat, subgroup (InterPro:IPR019781); BEST Arabidopsis thaliana protein match is: FIZZY-related 2 (TAIR:AT4G22910.1).) is translated as MASPQSTKTGLNLPAGMNQTSLRLETFSSSFRGISSLSSPSKSTCSDRFIPCRSSSRLHAFDLQDKEPTTPVKEGGNEAYSRLLKSELFGSDFASPLLSPAGGQGSASSPMSPCTNMLRFKTDRSNSSPSSPFSPSILGNDNGHSSDSSPPPKPPRKVPKTPHKVLDAPSLQDDFYLNVVDWSSQNVLAVGLGTCVYLWTASNSKVTKLCDLGPNDSVCSVQWTREGSYISIGTSHGQVQVWDGTQCKRVRTMGGHQTRTGVLAWNSRILSSGSRDRNILQHDIRVQSDFVSKLVGHKSEVCGLKWSHDDRELASGGNDNQLLVWNNHSQQPILKLTEHTAAVKAITWSPHQSSLLASGGGTADRCIRFWNTTNGNQLNSIDTGSQVCNLAWSKNVNEIVSTHGYSQNQIMLWKYPSMSKVATLTGHSMRVLYLATSPDGQTIVTGAGDETLRFWNVFPSVKMQTPVKDTGLWSLGRTQIR
- the NACA3 gene encoding nascent polypeptide-associated complex subunit alpha-like protein 3 (nascent polypeptide-associated complex subunit alpha-like protein 3 (NACA3); FUNCTIONS IN: molecular_function unknown; INVOLVED IN: response to salt stress; LOCATED IN: cytosolic ribosome; EXPRESSED IN: 23 plant structures; EXPRESSED DURING: 13 growth stages; CONTAINS InterPro DOMAIN/s: Nascent polypeptide-associated complex, alpha subunit (InterPro:IPR016641), Nascent polypeptide-associated complex NAC (InterPro:IPR002715); BEST Arabidopsis thaliana protein match is: Nascent polypeptide-associated complex (NAC), alpha subunit family protein (TAIR:AT3G12390.1); Has 1188 Blast hits to 1178 proteins in 289 species: Archae - 43; Bacteria - 0; Metazoa - 512; Fungi - 254; Plants - 155; Viruses - 14; Other Eukaryotes - 210 (source: NCBI BLink).), translating into MTAEQKVELAAKLEEQKIDLDKPEVEDDDDNDEDDSEDDDEAEGHDGEAGGRSKQSRSEKKSRKAMLKLGMKPITGVSRVTVKKSKNILFVISKPDVFKSPASDTYVIFGEAKIEDLSSQLQSQAAEQFKAPNLSNVISQGETSSAATAAAVQDDDDEEVDEEGVEPKDIELVMTQAGVSKPRAVKALKLANGDIVSAIMELTT
- the ELC-Like gene encoding ELCH-like protein (ELCH-like (ELC-Like); FUNCTIONS IN: small conjugating protein ligase activity; INVOLVED IN: regulation of protein metabolic process, protein modification process, protein transport, post-translational protein modification; LOCATED IN: ESCRT I complex; CONTAINS InterPro DOMAIN/s: Ubiquitin-conjugating enzyme/RWD-like (InterPro:IPR016135), Tumour susceptibility gene 101 (InterPro:IPR008883), Ubiquitin-conjugating enzyme, E2 (InterPro:IPR000608), Steadiness box (InterPro:IPR017916); BEST Arabidopsis thaliana protein match is: Ubiquitin-conjugating enzyme/RWD-like protein (TAIR:AT3G12400.1); Has 1807 Blast hits to 1807 proteins in 277 species: Archae - 0; Bacteria - 0; Metazoa - 736; Fungi - 347; Plants - 385; Viruses - 0; Other Eukaryotes - 339 (source: NCBI BLink).), encoding MAPPPAKMQEIHQFLSSALTQRGPSALPYAENTKSLIRQHLLNLISSYTSLDPKTATFTHNDGRSVILLQADGTIPMPFQGVSYNIPVVIWLLESYPQYPPCVYVNPTRDMIIKRPHSNVSPSGLVSLPYLQNWIYPSSNLVDLASHLSAAFSRDPPLYSQRRPPPQPSPSIGSGYSRPLPPRQTDDAAEVYKKNAINRIVEMVHGDIVLMRSAREVETEGLLSLQSDLKRREEEINNGFKEMVIEKETLEQQLQVIAMNTDVLGSWIRENQGKAKDLLVDLDVDDSFECIDSLSKQMLECTALDLAIEDVVYSMDKSFRDGSLPFDQYLRNVRLLSREQFFHRATAEKVREIQMDAQVASIAARLHS